Proteins from a single region of Parambassis ranga chromosome 18, fParRan2.1, whole genome shotgun sequence:
- the pcolceb gene encoding procollagen C-endopeptidase enhancer b isoform X1 yields MEDRVWTVCLLVILTCGWTDAQNQTDLTNLRPVFPCGGHLVVDSGIVASEGFPSPYKPNSKCIWYITVPESHVVMLSFRLFDMEADPTCRFDYLDVYNGHSRLVQKLGRFCGTFRPGALISTSNTMMLEMISDDATGGRGFLASFHAGKPHVEENQFCGGRMTKAQGSVKTPNWPNSNYPAGISCSWHISVEPSNVIEVKFEKLDLEPDTYCRYDYVALFNGGETDDSRRIGKFCGDRPPGTIVTNGNELLVQFVSDLSVTSDGFMAHYNSVPRGSRTPTAGGDFIFGPQPTTSPRLTVVRPTKPTKPTSKPTPKPTSKPTPKPTSKPTPKPTTKPTPKPTSKPTRKPASKPTPKPPLRPRPGLVSKPTPKPPRKPSGRTPLVKKPPLLKPTAKPAVKPTSTPKQAKPTPKLPVKKPTTKPGVKPTPKPKIIKPILKPSIKPKPTRKPTLKTKPTIKPSIKPVKPTTKTGVKPTAKPKLKPKPSPKPGPRNTVTKKPTVIKKPLLLNPLCTQPCKRTGTLQTSFCPHDFVITGRVTDLSPGPRGSAIIELSLIKAYKPGHLNITKSGPIMTVALTSTCKRCPGLSKGQNYVLMGKVDAQGIGQLSPSSFTLLYKPIHAKALAALARKSC; encoded by the exons ATGGAGGACAGGGTGTGGACTGTGTGCCTTCTTGTCATTTTGACATGTGGATGGACGGACGCTCAGAACCAGACTGACCTCACTAACTTAAG GCCAGTTTTTCCCTGTGGAGGCCACTTGGTCGTTGACTCCGGAATCGTGGCCAGTGAAGGTTTCCCTAGTCCGTATAAACCCAACAGTAAATGCATCTGGTACATCACA GTCCCAGAGAGTCATGTGGTCATGCTCTCTTTCCGCCTCTTCGACATGGAGGCGGACCCCACCTGTCGCTTTGACTACCTCGACGTCTACAACGGTCACTCCCGTCTGGTGCAGAAGCTGGGTCGTTTCTGTGGGACATTCAGGCCGGGCGCTCTCATCTCCACCTCCAACACCATGATGCTGGAGATGATCTCGGACGATGCCACCGGAGGAAGAGGCTTCTTGGCCTCCTTCCATGCAGGGAAGCCGCATGTAGAAG AGAACCAGTTCTGTGGAGGGAGGATGACTAAAGCACAGGGTTCGGTCAAGACGCCCAATTGGCCAAACTCTAATTACCCAGCAGGCATCAGCTGCTCCTGGCACATCTCTGTAGAGCCGAGCAAC GTGATAGAGGTGAAGTTTGAGAAGCTGGATTTGGAGCCTGATACGTACTGTCGCTACGACTATGTGGCGTTGTTCAATGGTGGAGAGACAGATGACTCAAGGAGGATTGGTAAATTCTGCGGAGATAGACCACCAGG AACCATAGTGACAAACGGGAACGAGCTCCTTGTTCAGTTTGTGTCCGACCTCAGCGTGACCTCAGATGGATTTATGGCGCACTACAACAGTGTGCCCCGTGGCTCCCGTACACCCACTGCCGGAGGCGACTTTATCTTTGGACCACAGCCCACCACCTCGCCACGGTTAACAGTTGTGAGACCCACCAAACCCACCAAACCAACATCCAAACCCACTCCCAAACCAACATCCAAACCCACTCCCAAACCAACATCAAAGCCCACTCCCAAACCAACGACCAAGCCCACTCCCAAACCAACGTCTAAACCAACCCGCAAACCAGCATCCAAACCAACTCCCAAACCGCCTCTCAGACCTAGGCCAGGTCTTGTTTCTAAACCCACTCCGAAACCACCCAGAAAGCCATCTGGAAGGACACCACTAGTAAAGAAACCTCCTCTACTTAAGCCCACTGCCAAACCTGCAGTCAAGCCTACATCTACACCCAAACAAGCAAAGCCCACACCTAAGCTACCTGTGAAAAAGCCCACAACTAAACCTGGCGTGAAACCTACACCCAAACCAAAGATCATTAAACCAATACTTAAACCGAGCATCAAGCCAAAACCCACACGTAAACCTACACTAAAGACCAAGCCCACCATAAAACCAAGCATCAAACCTGTGAAGCCGACCACAAAGACTGGAGTCAAACCAACAGCCAAACCTAAGTTGAAGCCAAAACCATCTCCCAAACCAGGACCAAGAAACACAGTGACTAAGAAGCCCACTGTGATCAAGAAAC ctttACTGCTGAACCCGCTATGTACACAACCCTGTAAGAGGACAGGAACTCTCCAAACCAGCTTCTGCCCTCATGACTTTG TGATCACTGGTAGGGTCACAGATCTGAGCCCCGGACCAAGGGGCTCAGCCATAATTGAGCTGTCCCTGATTAAGGCCTACAAGCCAGGACACCTCAACATCACCAAATCAGGACCCATTATGACAGTCGCGCTAACCTCCACCTGCAAGAGATGCCCCGGGCTAAGCAAAG GCCAGAACTATGTGTTGATGGGAAAAGTGGACGCCCAGGGCATTGGCCAGCTCAGCCCCTCCAGCTTCACTCTCCTCTACAAACCCATTCACGCCAAAGCACTGGCCGCCCTTGCTCGCAAGTCCTGCTGA
- the pcolceb gene encoding procollagen C-endopeptidase enhancer b isoform X2: MEDRVWTVCLLVILTCGWTDAQNQTDLTNLRPVFPCGGHLVVDSGIVASEGFPSPYKPNSKCIWYITVPESHVVMLSFRLFDMEADPTCRFDYLDVYNGHSRLVQKLGRFCGTFRPGALISTSNTMMLEMISDDATGGRGFLASFHAGKPHVEENQFCGGRMTKAQGSVKTPNWPNSNYPAGISCSWHISVEPSNVIEVKFEKLDLEPDTYCRYDYVALFNGGETDDSRRIGKFCGDRPPGTIVTNGNELLVQFVSDLSVTSDGFMAHYNSVPRGSRTPTAGGDFIFGPQPTTSPRLTVVRPTKPTKPTSKPTPKPTSKPTPKPTSKPTPKPTTKPTPKPTSKPTRKPASKPTPKPPLRPRPGLVSKPTPKPPRKPSGRTPLVKKPPLLKPTAKPAVKPTSTPKQAKPTPKLPVKKPTTKPGVKPTPKPKIIKPILKPSIKPKPTRKPTLKTKPTIKPSIKPVKPTTKTGVKPTAKPKLKPKPSPKPGPRNTVTKKPTVIKKPLLLNPLCTQPCKRTGTLQTSFCPHDFVITGRVTDLSPGPRGSAIIELSLIKAYKPGHLNITKSGPIMTVALTSTCKRCPGLSKGQNYVLMGKVDAQGNGQLSPSSFTLLYKPIHAKALAALARKSC, from the exons ATGGAGGACAGGGTGTGGACTGTGTGCCTTCTTGTCATTTTGACATGTGGATGGACGGACGCTCAGAACCAGACTGACCTCACTAACTTAAG GCCAGTTTTTCCCTGTGGAGGCCACTTGGTCGTTGACTCCGGAATCGTGGCCAGTGAAGGTTTCCCTAGTCCGTATAAACCCAACAGTAAATGCATCTGGTACATCACA GTCCCAGAGAGTCATGTGGTCATGCTCTCTTTCCGCCTCTTCGACATGGAGGCGGACCCCACCTGTCGCTTTGACTACCTCGACGTCTACAACGGTCACTCCCGTCTGGTGCAGAAGCTGGGTCGTTTCTGTGGGACATTCAGGCCGGGCGCTCTCATCTCCACCTCCAACACCATGATGCTGGAGATGATCTCGGACGATGCCACCGGAGGAAGAGGCTTCTTGGCCTCCTTCCATGCAGGGAAGCCGCATGTAGAAG AGAACCAGTTCTGTGGAGGGAGGATGACTAAAGCACAGGGTTCGGTCAAGACGCCCAATTGGCCAAACTCTAATTACCCAGCAGGCATCAGCTGCTCCTGGCACATCTCTGTAGAGCCGAGCAAC GTGATAGAGGTGAAGTTTGAGAAGCTGGATTTGGAGCCTGATACGTACTGTCGCTACGACTATGTGGCGTTGTTCAATGGTGGAGAGACAGATGACTCAAGGAGGATTGGTAAATTCTGCGGAGATAGACCACCAGG AACCATAGTGACAAACGGGAACGAGCTCCTTGTTCAGTTTGTGTCCGACCTCAGCGTGACCTCAGATGGATTTATGGCGCACTACAACAGTGTGCCCCGTGGCTCCCGTACACCCACTGCCGGAGGCGACTTTATCTTTGGACCACAGCCCACCACCTCGCCACGGTTAACAGTTGTGAGACCCACCAAACCCACCAAACCAACATCCAAACCCACTCCCAAACCAACATCCAAACCCACTCCCAAACCAACATCAAAGCCCACTCCCAAACCAACGACCAAGCCCACTCCCAAACCAACGTCTAAACCAACCCGCAAACCAGCATCCAAACCAACTCCCAAACCGCCTCTCAGACCTAGGCCAGGTCTTGTTTCTAAACCCACTCCGAAACCACCCAGAAAGCCATCTGGAAGGACACCACTAGTAAAGAAACCTCCTCTACTTAAGCCCACTGCCAAACCTGCAGTCAAGCCTACATCTACACCCAAACAAGCAAAGCCCACACCTAAGCTACCTGTGAAAAAGCCCACAACTAAACCTGGCGTGAAACCTACACCCAAACCAAAGATCATTAAACCAATACTTAAACCGAGCATCAAGCCAAAACCCACACGTAAACCTACACTAAAGACCAAGCCCACCATAAAACCAAGCATCAAACCTGTGAAGCCGACCACAAAGACTGGAGTCAAACCAACAGCCAAACCTAAGTTGAAGCCAAAACCATCTCCCAAACCAGGACCAAGAAACACAGTGACTAAGAAGCCCACTGTGATCAAGAAAC ctttACTGCTGAACCCGCTATGTACACAACCCTGTAAGAGGACAGGAACTCTCCAAACCAGCTTCTGCCCTCATGACTTTG TGATCACTGGTAGGGTCACAGATCTGAGCCCCGGACCAAGGGGCTCAGCCATAATTGAGCTGTCCCTGATTAAGGCCTACAAGCCAGGACACCTCAACATCACCAAATCAGGACCCATTATGACAGTCGCGCTAACCTCCACCTGCAAGAGATGCCCCGGGCTAAGCAAAG
- the per1b gene encoding period circadian protein homolog 1b, protein MSYDNSKSTPSSSTRGRVTGADEKDQEPESQGLNNQDANSSSQPSANVTTLEQGAGGGGGGSGSGGDQRGPNSDDMDGVSSGNDSGERESVVGRERVNRSRGDQSSRSSHSHSSSNGKDSGMMLETTESNKSSNSQSLSPPSGSLAYSLLSTSSEHDPPSTSGCSSDQSARVQTQKELMKAIKELKLRLPAERKAKGHTSTLNALKYALQCVRQVRANKEYYHQWSVEECHGCSLDLSTFTIEELDNITSEYTLKNTDTFSMAVSFLSGKVVYVSPQGSSLLRCKPECLQGTMFSELLAPQDVSTFYSSTAPCRLPPWASCIGSASPPVDCTQEKSMFCRLSADRTQGGEMRYYPFRLTPYQLTIRDSDAAEPQPCCLLIAEKVHSGYEAPRIPPDKRIFTTSHTPSCLFQEVDERAVPLLGYQPQDLVGTPILLYIHPEDRPTMVAIHEKIFQFAGQPFDYTPLRMCARNGEYLTIDTSWSSFVNPWSRKVAFIVGRHKVRTSPLNEDVFTTPQGCESRITTPDVVQLSEQIHRILVQPVHSGSSQGYSSLGSSGSRGSRRSNQQHLSASATSSSDSNGPAMDKAAAAVALHKPMTFQQICKDVHMVKTNGQQVFIESRNRPPPRKNTFTSTQSIRAIHSDPIRGLIADMTKPPKALVSAPLIQKDPPTSYSYQQINCLDSIIRYLESCNIPNTVKRKCGSSSYTASSTSDDDKQEASGNNNGGSVNLVGEPPSLPPLTMATKAESVASVTSQCSFSSTIVHVGDKKPPESDIVMEEAPTTPTLAPPTPTPIASIAIAPPSLPPPLPPPPPPPSSLAQASQPAERDSRRSGSVDGGAAGGGGGRLGLTKEVLSAHTQQEEQAFLDRFKDLSKLRVFDQTASSNMHCNTPAANPLSRGVRCSRDYPAAGGSTGHRRGRGGKRLKHQESSDQHSSLGLSGTRQDPRTSTAPMHLNMPLGPPTTSSSWPSVGSQASIPTAPFGPSMLPIYPVYPPLAQPIPVQDPSRFPPTQIVPPMMALVLPNYMFPQMAAPIPQPGIAPGHFYNSNIGFPGAIPPAVPTVVSNPVPVQGTGAPSRSSTPQSYSQTPADRDGAESPLFQSRCSSPLNLLQLEESPSYRLEVATALAASQQATPSVQGGAAGGQSSANQRSSEDTSKENENGEANESNHDAMSTSSDLLDLLLQEDSRSGTGSAASGSGSSATRSSGSGSGSNGCSSSGTSGTSSSQGSHTSKYFGSVDSSENDHSRKQPAGGSSSTGGDGGEEQFIKCVLQDPIWLLMANTDDKVMMTYQLPVRDVETVLREDREALRSMQKHQPRFTEEQKRELSQVHPWIRTGRLPRAINISGCTGCKSPPSVPPAAPYDVEIHEMELCSVLKAQQEGASGTAKKALAETAMEARDEDEDEEEEVDVKGTKTQDSNQDMAAKDPRTSSEGGEEKTKT, encoded by the exons ATGAGTTATGACAACTCTAAATCAAcgcccagcagcagcactcgGGGAAGAGTGACTGGGGCTGATGAGAAAGACCAGGAACCAGAGTCACAGGGGTTAAACAACCAGGATgccaacagcagcagtcagcccAGTGCCAATGTCACCACTCTGGAGCAGGgagccggaggaggaggaggaggatctggGTCCGGAGGAGACCAACGGGGCCCCAACTCGGATGACATGGACGGAGTGTCCAGCGGGAATGATTCTGGAGAGCGGGAAAGTGTGGTCGGGAGGGAGAGGGTGAACAGGTCCCGTGGAGACCAGTCCAGCCGCAGCTCCCACAGTCACAGCTCATCAAATGGCAAGGACTCTGGCATGATGCTGGAGACAACGGAGAGCAACAAGAG CTCCAACTCCCAGAGTCTGTCACCTCCCAGCGGCTCCCTGGCCTACAGCTTGCTGTCGACGAGCTCGGAGCAtgaccccccctccacctctgggTGCAGCAGCGACCAATCCGCTCGGGTCCAGACGCAGAAGGAGCTGATGAAGGCCATCAAGGAGCTGAAGCTCCGCCTTCCAGCCGAGCGCAAGGCCAAAGGCCACACCAGCACTCTGAATGCGCTCAAGTACGCACTGCAGTGTGTCCGACAGGTCCGAG CCAACAAGGAGTACTATCACCAGTGGAGTGTGGAGGAGTGTCATGGCTGCAGTCTGGACTTATCTACCTTCACGATTGAGGAGCTTGACAATATCACGTCAGAGTACACTCTCAAAAACACA GACACGTTCTCCATGGCAGTGTCATTCCTGTCAGGAAAGGTTGTGTACGTATCACCTCAAGGCTCGTCCCTGCTGCGCTGCAAGCCTGAGTGTCTCCAGGGAACCATGTTTTCTGAGCTCTTGGCCCCCCAGGATGTCAGCACCTTCTACAGCAGCACGGCACCCTGCCGCCTGCCTCCCTGGGCCTCCTGCATTGGCTCTG CTTCTCCTCCAGTCGACTGCACTCAGGAAAAGTCCATGTTCTGTCGGTTAAGTGCTGACCGGACGCAGGGCGGCGAGATGCGATACTACCCGTTTCGCCTCACACCCTACCAGCTTACCATCAGAGACTCAGATGCTGCAGAGCCACAGCCATGCTGCCTGCTCATTGCAGAGAAAGTTCACTCTGGATATGAAG CTCCTCGTATCCCTCCAGACAAGAGAATCTTCACCACCAGCCACACTCCCAGCTGTCTCTTCCAGGAGGTTGACGAGAG GGCAGTGCCACTGTTGGGATACCAGCCTCAGGACTTGGTGGGGACCCCTATTCTGCTTTACATCCACCCTGAGGACAGACCTACGATGGTGGCTATCCATGAGAAAA TCTTTCAGTTTGCAGGACAGCCGTTTGACTACACTCCTCTGCGGATGTGCGCCCGCAATGGGGAATATCTGACCATCGACACCAGCTGGTCTTCCTTCGTCAACCCCTGGAGCAGGAAGGTGGCGTTCATCGTGGGTCGCCACAAAGTCAGAAC GAGTCCTCTGAACGAAGACGTATTCACCACACCCCAGGGCTGTGAGAGCCGAATCACCACACCAGATGTGGTCCAGCTGAGCGAGCAGATCCATCGGATACTGGTGCAGCCGGTGCACAGCGGCAGCTCGCAAGGCTACAGCTCGCTTGGGTCTAGCGGCTCGCGGGGCTCCCGCCGCTCAAACCAACAGCACCTCAGTGCCTCAGCCACCTCATCCAGCGACAGCAACGGCCCTGCCATGGATAAAGCTGCCGCTGCAGTTGCTTTGCACAAACCT atgacgTTCCAACAGATCTGCAAAGACGTCCACATGGTCAAGACTAATGGCCAGCAGGTTTTCATTGAGTCTCGCAACCGTCCACCACCCAGAAAAAACACCTTCACAA GTACGCAAAGTATCAGAGCGATCCATAGTGATCCGATCAGAGGTTTGATAGCGGACATGACCAAACCGCCCAAAGCTTTGGTCTCTGCACCGCTTATACAGAAGGACCCCCCTACAAGCTACTCCTACCAGCAGATCAACTGTCTAGACAGCATTATAAG ATACTTGGAGAGCTGTAACATCCCTAACACAGTCAAAAGAAAGTGTGGCTCCTCCTCCTACACTGCATCCTCAACATCTGATGATGACAAACAGGAAGCTAGCGGCAACAACAACG gtggttcaGTTAACCTTGTAGGTGAACCACCTTCTCTGCCTCCTTTGACCATGGCCACAAAGGCGGAGAGTGTAGCCTCAGTCACATCTCAGTGTAGCTTCAGCAGCACCATCGTCCATGTAGGAGACAAGAAGCCTCCAGAGTCAG ACATTGTCATGGAGGAGGCTCCTACAACCCCTACTCTGGCTCCTCCCACCCCCACGCCTATCGCTAGTATAGCCATCgcccctccttctcttcctcctcccctgcctCCTCCCCCTCCGCCACCGTCCTCTCTCGCTCAAGCCAGTCAGCCCGCCGAGAGGGACAGCCGGAGGAGTGGAAGTGTAGAtggtggagcagcaggaggtggaggaggccgTCTGGGTCTGACCAAAGAGGTACTGTCCGCCCACacccagcaggaggagcaggcgtTCCTCGACCGCTTCAAGGACCTCAGCAAGCTGAGAGTTTTCGATCAGACGGCATCCTCGAACATGCACTGTAACACCCCAGCTGCCAACCCTCTGTCAAGAG GAGTGCGTTGTTCCCGTGACTACCCAGCTGCTGGAGGCAGCACCGGTCACAGACGAGGCCGTGGGGGCAAGAGACTCAAGCACCAGGAGTCCTCTGACCAGCACAGCTCTCTCGGCCTGAGTGGGACTCGTCAAGACCCCAGGACCAGCACAGCTCCCATGCACCTCAACATGCCTCTCGGACctcccaccacctcctcatcctGGCCTTCAGTAGGCTCCCAGGCTAGCATTCCTACTGCTCCCTTTGGCCCCAGCATGCTCCCCATCTACCCCGTCTACCCACCACTCGCACAACCGATACCCGTCCAGGACCCATCACGTTTTCCCCCGACTCAGATAGTACCTCCCATGATGGCCCTCGTTCTGCCCAACTACATGTTCCCCCAGATGGCAGCACCAATCCCTCAGCCGGGCATAGCCCCCGGACACTTCTACAATTCTAACATCGGTTTCCCTGGGGCCATCCCACCCGCTGTCCCCACTGTTGTTTCTAACCCTGTGCCGGTCCAAGGCACTGGCGCCCCATCTCGCAGCAGCACCCCACAGTCCTACAGTCAGACACCCGCTGACCGTGATGGCGCAGAGTCCCCCCTCTTTCAGTCTCGGTGTTCCTCTCCGCtcaacctgctgcagctggaggagtcTCCAAGCTACCGGTTAGAGGTTGCCACGGCACTGGCAGCCTCACAGCAAGCCACACCTTCCGTACAGGGTGGTGCAGCAGGAGGGCAgagctcagccaatcagaggagctcTGAAGACACCTCCAAGGAGAATGAGAAT GGTGAAGCTAATGAGTCAAACCATGATGCCATGTCTACATCCAGTGACTTGCtggatctgctgctgcaggaagacTCCCGCTCAGGCACTGGCTCAGCTGCATCTGGTTCAGGCTCCTCGGCCACAAGATCCTCAGGTTCGGGCTCCGGTTCTAATGGCTGCAGCTCTTCTGGGACCAGCGGCACAA GCAGCAGCCAGGGCAGCCACACCAGCAAGTACTTTGGCAGCGTCGACTCATCAGAGAACGACCACTCTCGCaaacagccagcagggggcagcagcagcacaggaggGGACGGCGGCGAGGAGCAGTTTATCAAGTGTGTCCTGCAGGACCCTATTTGGCTGCTGATGGCCAACACAGATGACAAGGTCATGATGACCTACCAGCTGCCTGTCAG AGATGTGGAGACAGTGCTGCGGGAGGATCGTGAGGCCTTGAGGAGCATGCAGAAACACCAGCCACGCTTCACAGAGGAGCAAAAGAGGGAGCTGAGCCAGGTCCATCCCTGGATCCGCACTGGACGCCTGCCGCGAGCCATCAACATCTCC GGGTGCACAGGCTGCAAGTCTCCCCCCTCTGTGCCTCCCGCCGCCCCATACGACGTGGAGATCCATGAgatggagctgtgcagtgtgctgaAGGCTCAGCAGGAGGGCGCCAGTGGCACAGCCAAAAAAGCTCTCGCAGAGACAGCCATGGAGGCTCgcgatgaagatgaagatgaggaggaagaggtagaCGTCAAAGGAACCAAAACACAGGACAGCAACCAAGACATGGCAGCAAAGGATCCGAGGACGAGCTCCGAAGGTGGCGAAGAAAAAACCAAGACTTAA